In Anaerobacillus sp. CMMVII, a single window of DNA contains:
- a CDS encoding FMN-binding negative transcriptional regulator codes for MYTPSHFNIIDETLNYDIMKDHSFATLFSQHHGMPVATHLPLILNKEKTFLYGHFARPNPQWKDIENQTVLAIFHGPHCYISPSWYETNQAVPTWNYVTVHVYGEVELLEDEKELMGSLQEMVLKYETPDSSYKLQDVDPEFLTSMSKGIQGFKIKINNIEGKAKLSQNHTVQRQELVINQLNQISNTDEQQISSLMKTNLKK; via the coding sequence ATGTATACCCCTTCACATTTTAATATCATAGATGAAACTTTAAATTACGACATTATGAAAGACCATAGTTTTGCGACTCTTTTTTCTCAGCACCATGGAATGCCAGTTGCAACTCATTTACCGTTAATATTGAACAAGGAGAAAACATTTTTATATGGACACTTTGCTCGTCCAAACCCTCAGTGGAAAGATATCGAAAATCAAACAGTTCTCGCCATTTTCCATGGTCCTCATTGTTATATCTCCCCATCTTGGTATGAGACGAATCAAGCAGTACCCACATGGAATTACGTGACAGTTCATGTTTATGGAGAAGTCGAGCTTTTAGAGGACGAAAAGGAGTTAATGGGTTCCTTACAGGAAATGGTGTTAAAATATGAAACACCTGACAGTTCATACAAATTGCAGGATGTAGATCCTGAATTTCTCACTAGTATGAGCAAAGGAATACAAGGTTTCAAAATAAAAATCAATAATATAGAAGGAAAAGCTAAGTTAAGTCAAAACCATACAGTACAGCGACAAGAGCTAGTTATTAATCAACTAAATCAAATTTCAAATACAGATGAGCAA
- a CDS encoding GNAT family N-acetyltransferase translates to MTVKIKKCNLDDLQILQEISIETFNDTFKDQNSPENMKAYLARAFNLKQLEKELSNPSSEFFFVYFHDEVAGYLKVNTNDAQSEEMGEELLEIERVYIKNKFHKHGLGKYLLNKAMETAMERNKKKIWLGVWEKNENAIAFYKKMGFVQTGTHSFYMGDEEQIDFIMTKILR, encoded by the coding sequence ATGACTGTAAAAATAAAAAAGTGCAACCTTGATGATTTACAAATACTTCAAGAAATTAGTATTGAAACATTCAACGATACATTTAAAGATCAGAATTCACCTGAAAACATGAAAGCCTATTTGGCAAGAGCATTTAACTTAAAACAATTAGAAAAAGAATTATCCAATCCTTCTTCGGAATTCTTTTTTGTTTATTTTCATGATGAAGTTGCTGGATATTTAAAGGTCAATACGAATGATGCTCAGTCAGAAGAAATGGGTGAGGAACTACTTGAAATTGAGAGGGTTTATATAAAGAACAAATTTCATAAACATGGGCTAGGTAAATATCTGCTGAATAAAGCAATGGAAACTGCAATGGAACGGAATAAAAAGAAAATCTGGCTAGGCGTATGGGAAAAAAATGAAAATGCTATTGCCTTTTATAAAAAAATGGGATTTGTCCAAACTGGAACCCACTCTTTTTATATGGGGGATGAAGAACAAATAGACTTTATCATGACAAAAATACTCAGATAA
- the yfcE gene encoding phosphodiesterase produces MKLGFISDTHGGYENVVQVLKLLKDSDQICHLGDVLYHGPRNNIPTTYNPKKLVDTLKGRSDIIYVRGNCDADVDETVLEQDLSSKSRVITFDNYKFFLVHGYEETEEERIQLAKKHGCQVVISGHTHVKVLKEQDGIIVLNPGSTTIPKDGTTSFAFYENGQIELWDLDSESVIKIFKL; encoded by the coding sequence ATGAAATTAGGATTCATAAGTGATACGCATGGAGGTTATGAAAATGTCGTCCAAGTTCTAAAACTTCTTAAAGACTCTGATCAAATTTGCCATTTGGGTGATGTCCTTTATCATGGTCCAAGAAACAATATTCCGACCACTTATAACCCGAAAAAATTGGTCGATACCCTTAAGGGAAGGTCAGATATTATATATGTTCGCGGAAATTGTGATGCGGATGTCGACGAGACTGTTTTGGAGCAAGACCTTTCTAGTAAATCGAGGGTTATTACCTTCGACAATTACAAATTTTTTCTCGTACACGGATATGAAGAGACGGAAGAAGAGCGCATTCAGTTGGCAAAAAAACATGGGTGTCAGGTTGTTATCTCAGGTCATACTCATGTCAAAGTTCTCAAAGAACAAGACGGGATAATCGTACTAAATCCTGGAAGCACGACAATTCCTAAAGATGGTACAACATCCTTTGCGTTTTATGAAAATGGTCAAATTGAACTTTGGGATCTTGATAGCGAGTCTGTAATCAAGATTTTTAAATTGTAA
- a CDS encoding FAD-binding protein produces MLRISNIKLRADFDPSKEQELLVKKIQKVLKVKQDKILSFSISKKSIDAREKHNVQLVYSVDVEVKNEKLYLGINNVSSFEPLEYVIKKTKKITRPVVVGSGPAGLFCALVLAEHGLNPIVVEQGMDVDKRKVAVERFWKYGELDTNSNVQFGEGGAGTFSDGKLTTGIKNTRIPKVFNELIEAGAPAEIAYLSKPHIGTDILITVCRNIRKKNRTTRWRSAFRNKNEGTYY; encoded by the coding sequence ATGTTAAGAATAAGTAATATTAAGCTTCGAGCCGATTTTGACCCAAGTAAGGAACAGGAACTTTTAGTAAAGAAAATCCAGAAAGTACTAAAGGTCAAACAGGACAAAATATTGTCTTTTAGTATATCTAAGAAGTCGATCGACGCAAGGGAAAAACATAATGTCCAGCTTGTGTATTCTGTTGATGTTGAAGTCAAAAATGAGAAATTGTATTTAGGAATTAATAATGTATCTTCCTTTGAGCCATTAGAATATGTGATCAAGAAAACTAAAAAAATCACCCGTCCTGTAGTAGTTGGCAGTGGTCCTGCTGGGCTTTTCTGTGCCCTAGTATTAGCAGAACATGGGTTAAACCCAATTGTTGTAGAGCAGGGAATGGACGTCGATAAAAGGAAAGTTGCTGTTGAGAGGTTTTGGAAATACGGAGAACTTGACACAAATTCTAATGTTCAATTTGGAGAAGGTGGGGCAGGAACATTTTCCGATGGTAAATTAACAACAGGCATAAAAAATACTAGAATTCCGAAAGTGTTTAATGAATTAATAGAAGCTGGTGCTCCAGCAGAAATCGCCTACCTATCAAAACCTCATATTGGAACTGACATTTTGATAACGGTTTGTAGGAATATTCGAAAAAAAAATCGAACGACTAGGTGGAGAAGTGCGTTTCGAAACAAAAATGAAGGAACTTATTATTGA
- a CDS encoding NAD(P)/FAD-dependent oxidoreductase — translation MRFETKMKELIIENGAVRGVLLEQQGKTESIETDAVVLAIGHSARDTFYMLKDLGVDMIPKPFAVGVRIEHLQKSIDEQQFGSFASSPLLGASEYKLNAHLANGRGAYTFCMCPGGHVVAAASEKNTVVTNGMSYSARSGENANSALLVSVSPNDFNGDILGAIEFQRKLERKAFEVGGRNYYAPVQLVGDFLADKPSKQLGRVIPTYTPGVTPTDLRECLDEFIVDSLKDGLRAMDKKLAGFIKHDAVLSAVESRSSSPVTIRRNPLTFESNIKGLYPCGEGAGYAGGITSSAVDGIKCAEALMEIEV, via the coding sequence GTGCGTTTCGAAACAAAAATGAAGGAACTTATTATTGAAAATGGTGCAGTTAGAGGCGTGCTACTAGAACAACAAGGAAAAACAGAGTCAATTGAAACTGATGCAGTGGTACTCGCGATCGGCCATAGTGCCAGGGATACATTTTATATGTTAAAGGATTTAGGTGTAGACATGATACCGAAGCCTTTTGCAGTAGGTGTCCGTATTGAACATCTCCAAAAATCCATTGATGAACAGCAATTCGGTTCTTTTGCCAGTAGTCCCCTACTTGGCGCATCTGAATATAAGTTGAACGCACATCTTGCTAATGGAAGAGGTGCTTACACGTTTTGTATGTGTCCTGGAGGTCATGTTGTTGCTGCTGCATCAGAAAAAAATACAGTCGTTACAAATGGTATGAGCTATAGTGCAAGAAGTGGTGAAAATGCTAACAGTGCATTGCTTGTTTCTGTCTCACCAAATGATTTTAATGGAGACATTTTGGGGGCTATTGAATTTCAAAGAAAACTAGAACGAAAAGCCTTTGAAGTTGGTGGCAGAAATTATTACGCACCAGTCCAACTGGTTGGAGACTTCTTAGCAGATAAACCTAGTAAACAACTCGGGCGTGTTATCCCAACTTATACCCCAGGTGTCACACCTACGGATTTAAGAGAATGTCTTGATGAATTTATCGTTGATAGTTTAAAAGATGGCTTACGAGCAATGGATAAAAAACTTGCGGGCTTTATCAAACACGATGCTGTTTTATCAGCTGTAGAAAGCCGAAGTTCATCACCAGTTACAATTAGGCGAAATCCGCTGACATTTGAGTCAAACATCAAAGGGTTATACCCTTGTGGTGAAGGGGCAGGTTATGCTGGAGGAATCACGTCTAGTGCTGTTGACGGCATTAAATGTGCAGAAGCGTTAATGGAGATTGAAGTTTAG
- a CDS encoding DUF4256 domain-containing protein, with translation MNKELSQEQREVLLGTLKVRFEKNMNRHKDLEWDKVQAKIETNPEKLWSLNEMEGTGGEPDVVDHDNKTGEYIFYDCSAESPKGRRSVCYDHEALESRKKHKPENNAIDMATAMGIELLTEEQYRKLQELGSFDMKTSSWVQTPANIRKLGGAIFCDRRYDTVFVYHNGAESYYAARGFRGSLRV, from the coding sequence TTGAATAAGGAATTGTCACAAGAACAACGTGAAGTACTACTCGGAACCTTAAAAGTTCGTTTTGAGAAAAACATGAACCGCCATAAAGATCTTGAATGGGATAAAGTACAAGCTAAGATCGAAACTAATCCTGAAAAACTGTGGTCCCTCAATGAAATGGAAGGAACTGGCGGTGAACCTGATGTAGTTGACCATGATAATAAGACGGGCGAATACATTTTTTATGATTGTTCAGCGGAAAGTCCTAAAGGTCGTAGAAGTGTTTGTTACGACCATGAAGCACTAGAATCAAGGAAAAAGCACAAGCCAGAAAATAACGCTATCGATATGGCAACTGCCATGGGCATTGAACTTTTAACGGAGGAACAATACCGAAAGCTGCAGGAACTTGGAAGTTTTGATATGAAAACGTCGAGCTGGGTGCAAACACCTGCAAATATTAGAAAACTCGGCGGAGCCATCTTTTGTGATCGTCGCTACGACACTGTCTTTGTATACCACAATGGAGCAGAATCCTACTATGCTGCAAGAGGTTTCCGTGGCTCGCTAAGGGTATGA
- a CDS encoding RQC-minor-1 family DNA-binding protein: MKSKVPNEEIKVILRAADEIIARGGRTLLAKILKGSREKKVLELGLDSCPVYGYFKSEKLEEIIQKIDWMVDYDFLDIEYHGKLPMIILQNGAGRLSPINIRMSF, encoded by the coding sequence ATGAAATCTAAGGTACCTAATGAAGAAATAAAAGTTATTTTAAGAGCAGCTGATGAAATTATTGCACGAGGTGGAAGAACACTTCTCGCCAAAATATTAAAGGGTTCACGAGAAAAGAAAGTATTAGAGTTGGGCTTAGATAGTTGTCCTGTATATGGTTATTTTAAGTCAGAGAAGTTAGAAGAAATTATTCAAAAGATTGATTGGATGGTTGACTATGATTTCCTAGATATTGAGTATCATGGAAAACTACCAATGATCATTTTACAGAACGGGGCTGGCAGATTGAGTCCGATCAATATACGGATGAGCTTTTAA
- a CDS encoding zinc-ribbon domain-containing protein has product MTYLKDRNRELILLLLEKIKYSGDQSLIPYLKLWEKVDYKKVRAEILKTIDVLEYKKPVDVQAAQDRTESINEALKGSAPQDLLLKCWECSKRFTFTIAEQKFYKQKGFALPKRCKKCRSDRG; this is encoded by the coding sequence ATGACCTATTTAAAGGATCGGAATAGGGAGTTGATTCTATTACTTCTAGAGAAGATAAAATATTCAGGAGATCAATCGCTTATCCCTTATTTAAAATTATGGGAGAAAGTTGATTATAAGAAGGTAAGAGCTGAGATTTTAAAAACCATAGATGTATTGGAATACAAAAAGCCGGTGGATGTTCAGGCTGCACAGGATAGAACAGAGTCTATCAATGAGGCTTTAAAGGGCTCAGCACCGCAAGATCTTCTTTTAAAATGCTGGGAATGTAGCAAGCGATTTACTTTTACAATAGCGGAGCAGAAATTTTATAAGCAGAAAGGTTTTGCATTACCGAAAAGATGTAAAAAATGCCGAAGCGATAGGGGGTGA
- a CDS encoding DNA-binding response regulator, which translates to MGFEEEYQIFMNAHLQTRTGECLRRLEEGHKHAEMLFLKEVWWPLFHHFRYLYPEYEVNDFKDGVRYLDFAYIRPAIRICFEIDGYGPHLKNISRWQFSDSLERQNQLVIDGWTVIRFSYDQVKEKPRRCQQIVQQVIGRWVGDELDLTTLSLVEKEVLRLAIRKGEVIYPIEVEKYLKLSGKTVKKVLSQLVDKKMLIPASGVVRVRSYRLGDQVKNPI; encoded by the coding sequence ATGGGATTTGAAGAAGAATACCAGATCTTTATGAATGCTCACTTACAGACAAGAACCGGTGAATGTTTGCGGCGCTTAGAAGAGGGTCACAAACATGCTGAAATGTTGTTTTTGAAAGAAGTGTGGTGGCCTTTATTTCACCATTTTCGGTATCTGTATCCAGAATATGAAGTCAATGATTTCAAGGATGGCGTAAGGTATTTGGATTTTGCTTATATCCGGCCCGCTATCCGAATTTGCTTTGAGATTGACGGATACGGCCCTCACTTAAAGAACATAAGCAGATGGCAATTTTCCGACAGCTTGGAACGTCAAAACCAGTTGGTGATTGACGGATGGACCGTGATACGCTTTTCTTATGACCAAGTTAAAGAGAAGCCTCGTCGATGCCAACAAATTGTTCAGCAAGTGATTGGCCGATGGGTGGGGGATGAACTTGACCTGACCACCTTATCCTTAGTAGAAAAGGAAGTGCTGCGTCTAGCGATTCGAAAAGGAGAAGTCATATACCCTATAGAAGTCGAGAAGTATTTGAAGCTAAGTGGCAAGACGGTAAAAAAAGTTCTTTCTCAACTAGTCGATAAAAAGATGCTAATTCCCGCATCAGGGGTCGTGAGGGTCCGCTCTTATCGGCTGGGGGATCAGGTTAAGAACCCAATCTGA
- a CDS encoding retropepsin-like domain-containing protein, giving the protein MKFEMDDYLPLVSARVEYIGRKKTFSNVLLDTGCSSTILDTDLCEEIGLLLDLEKATTRKMYGIGGTEICIEQK; this is encoded by the coding sequence ATGAAATTTGAAATGGATGACTATTTGCCCCTAGTTTCTGCCCGGGTTGAATACATTGGAAGGAAAAAAACTTTTAGTAACGTCCTACTAGATACTGGGTGTTCTTCAACCATATTAGATACGGATTTATGTGAAGAAATCGGACTATTACTTGATTTAGAAAAAGCTACAACGAGAAAAATGTATGGAATTGGCGGCACTGAAATCTGTATAGAACAAAAGTGA